The following proteins are encoded in a genomic region of Pseudomonas sp. Os17:
- the ycaC gene encoding isochorismate family cysteine hydrolase YcaC — translation MTNAYKRLDKENAAVLLVDHQAGLLSLVRDIEPDRFKNNVLALADLAKYFKLPTILTTSFETGPNGPLVPELKALFPDAPYIARPGQINAWDNEDFVKAIKATGKKQLIIAGVVTEVCVAFPALSALEEGFEVFVVTDASGTFNALTRDSAWNRMSNAGAQLMTWFGLACELHRDWRNDVEGLATLFSNHIPDYRNLMTSYNTLTQGK, via the coding sequence ATGACTAACGCCTACAAACGTCTCGACAAGGAAAACGCCGCCGTGCTGCTGGTGGATCACCAGGCCGGCCTGCTGTCGCTGGTCCGCGATATTGAGCCCGATCGTTTCAAGAACAACGTGCTGGCCCTGGCCGACCTGGCCAAGTACTTCAAGCTGCCGACCATCCTCACCACCAGTTTCGAAACCGGCCCCAACGGCCCGCTGGTGCCGGAGCTCAAGGCGCTGTTTCCCGATGCGCCCTACATCGCCCGGCCCGGCCAGATCAATGCCTGGGACAACGAGGACTTCGTCAAGGCGATCAAGGCCACCGGCAAGAAGCAACTGATCATCGCCGGGGTGGTCACCGAGGTCTGCGTGGCGTTCCCGGCGCTCTCGGCCCTGGAGGAAGGCTTTGAAGTGTTCGTGGTCACCGACGCTTCCGGCACCTTCAACGCTCTGACCCGCGACTCGGCCTGGAACCGCATGTCCAACGCCGGCGCGCAACTGATGACCTGGTTCGGCCTGGCCTGCGAACTGCACCGTGACTGGCGCAATGATGTCGAGGGCCTGGCGACCCTGTTCT